The DNA window ctaactgggagcactggggggggggagcagtcCTAattgggagcactgggagggggggcaggcctaactgggagcactggggaggggtgcaggggggtaCCCAGTCctaactgggagcactggggaggggtgcagggggggcagtcctaactgggagcactgggagggggTGCAAAGAGGTACCCAGTCctaactgggagcactgggagggggggcaggcctaactgggagcactgggagggggTGCAAAGGGGTACCCAGTActaactgggagcactgggagggggggcaggaggggacctAGTActaactgggagcactgggaggaggggcaggcctaactgggagcactggggaggggtgcaggggggtaCCCAGTCctaactgggagcactgggagggggtgcaggggggacCCAGTCCCAACGCGGAGCACTGGGGGGGGCTGTGGAGGGGGCCAGTCCCagctgggggcactgggatggGGTACGGGGCACCCCACCCCCCGGGAGCACTGGTGGGCGGTGCGGTGCCCCCCAGGGGTTCCCAGCACggggcagggtgcagggtggGCGCGGGCGCTGCCCCCCCGGTGACGCCCGTTtaccccccccttccccacagaCGCCCAGAACATCCTGGCCCGCAGCACCCACCGGCTGGGGGGGTCGGAGCTGGGGGTGCGCCCTGCCCCCCCCTGGGACCCCACCCGCCTGCTGCTGCGGGGCCTcggccccctgcccccccccccgagctgcTGGAGCCGCATCTGGAGCCGCTGCTGGGACGCCCCCGCGGTGACTTCGGCTTGTGCCGGGGCCCGGCACCCAGCTGGGCGCTGCTGCGCCTGCGGGACCCCATCACCCCCCAAGgtgggccgggggggggggagggcatCGCCCCGGGACGGGGGGCACCGCGCTCCTCTCACTGCGGTGCAGTGCTGGCGCCGGGACCACCGGGGCGGCGTTTTGGGGTGCGGGGTCTGCGGTGCAGCGCTGGCGCCGGGACCACCGGGGCGGCGTTTTGGGGTGCGGGGTCTGTGGCACTCCTTGGCATCCAGGCGCAGCAGGGCGGTGTTTTGGGGTGGCCAGCTCGGCACAGGGCCGGTGCTGCCGGGTGCCACAGCCCCTTATCCCCGCTGCGGGTGGCCAGTGGTGCCGGTGAGCCGGGGCCGGTCGGTGCTGGGGTCCTGCCAGGGGTGAATGGCTGCGGGGGGGCTCCTGGCAGTTCCCCCCTGCCAGGTCCGGTGACAAACGGTGCCGTCGGGGTGGCTGAAGGGGCTTCCATCCCCCGTCTGCCGCCGGGGCCGTGGGGGTCACCGCCGCCCCTGTTCTGGCAGAGTTTGCGGCAGCGGAGCAGCGGGTGCAGCGGCGGGGGCTGGAGGGGGTCGCGCTGGCCCTGCTGCGGCTGCCGCAGACCACCAGCGTGCTGGTGCGGGCCGAGGCGCCGGGGCTGAGCCGCGACCTGCTGGAGCTCTACTTCGAGAACCGGCGCAGCGGGGGCGGCAGCGTGCGGGCGGTGCGGCTGCTGCCGGGGGGCCAGGCCGCCGTCGTCACCTTCCAGGAGCCGGCAGGTGAGCGGTGGTGAGTGGGATCCCCCCTCCGGCGCTGCCCCGGCCGGCTGCCGGTGCCGAGCTTTGGCCGCCCTGCCCCATCCTGCCGGTGCCGTGGCTGGGGCgagggcagggccgggggccgggggtgccggggtgGCGGTGCTCGGCCGCCGGCTGCCCGTCCTGTCCCCTCCAGCGGCGGAGCGGGTGCTGCAGAGGCCCCACCGGCTGCAGGACATGGCGCTGGCCCTCGCCCCCCACTACCCCTTCCTGGAGTCGCTGGACGGGGACGCGGCCCCCCCGCCGGACGCAGACCTCTCGCCGGACACGGCAACCCTGCCAGACGCGGCCGCCCCACCACGCACGGCCCCGCCGGACACGTTCCCCTCACCGGGCACAGCCCCCCTGCCAGACACGGCCccgccagcccctgccagccccaacGCCTGCCCGGAGGTGGCAGAGCCGGCAGAGCCGCGGGCGCTGAGCCCAGTGCCGGGGGAGCCGCGGGCTGCCTTCCCGGGCAGGGACGAGCACACGGAGAGGGATGAGGACGTGGCCAGCCAGCGCCAGGAGCAGGCGGCGTCGGTGGCGTCGGCGCAGGACGAGGCGCTGGTGCCGGCAGAGCCGGGAGCGCTGCGCTACTTGCAGCGGCACTACCAGGACCTGCTGGCCAGCATCCCCGAGGTGTCTCTGCTGCCGCTGGAGGGGGAGGACATCGCCGGCTTGCGGGTGAGCTgcgggcaggggtgcaggcagggctctgtGCCGTCGgctcccacctccccttcctCGCCACGCCGGCCGGCAGCGGGTCTGGCACCCAGCAGCGAGGTCTGCTGGCGCGGCGGTGCCGACACGGCGGGCAGGCCCTGACCCCGGCCCTCACCGGCAGGTGCGAGGGGAAACGGGCCGGTGCCGGGCCGCGGCCGATTtcctgcagagcctgctgggCACCGTGGGCTCACAGACCGTGACGCTGCGGTATCCCGGCGTCGCCCGCTTCCTGCGGGACGAGGGTGGGCAGAGCATCCTCCGGCAGCTGGAGAGCCGCTTCCAGTGCGTCATCGACCTGGACGGCGTCCACTGGAGCCCCCCGGACCCCCAGGTGCAGCCGGCGCCCGCCCTGAGCAGGGAGGGTGGGGAGCCGGCATCGGAGCCGCCGAGAGGTGGGTGCCGCCGCGCCGGTCCCTGCCGCGTGTGCGGCTCCGGTGACAGCGTCCTGTCGCTCTGTCCCCGCAGCCGGAGCTGGTGGAGCTTCTCCCCCCGAGCTGCCGCCGGGGCTCCCTGCCTGCGGTGCTGCGCTCCCGGCACCCGCACCCGCTCGATGATGCCGACGGTGCCGCCGACGGGGACGGGCTTCACTCCCACATAGGTGAGGGGCGGTGTGGGGTGAGGGGGCTGCTCCGGCAACCGGTCTTGCGGTGCCGTGGTGGAAGGGGGCCACGGGTGCCGGTGCCCTCCCGTGCCGCGGTCGGGGTCGTGGTTGACGCCTTGCTCCTCCCTGCAGAGGAGATCAAGGAGCTGCTGGCGGTGCTGCGCACCGACGACGGGGAGCCCGCGCTGAAAGCCGGCGACATCCCCGGTGACGAGCAGGGCCCTGACGCCGAGCCCCTCGCCGTGGCCGACGGGGACGTCACCGGGGAGATGCCGCTGGGAGAgcagggggctggcagggaggaggaggaggcgcaGATGGTGCTGGCCATCCAGCGCTCCATGGACAGCACGCGGCgcgaggaagaggagctggCGCGTGCCACCGCGCTCTCCCTCCGCTCCTACCACGAGGAGCAGCGGGCAGCGCCCGGCACacgaggggaggaggaggaggagggggaggaagatgCCGGGCTCCTGGCCGCGCTGGAGGCCTCCCTGGAGGAGGCTCTGCCGGCGGCGGACACGGCGCAGGTGACGCTGTTCTCCTCCTTCGAGCGGGACGTGGCCGCGGTGCCgcgggagctggagcaggcGCTGGAGGGGCGGCTGCgggtggaggaggtggagagcGAGTGTCTGCGGGCGCTGCCGGCTGCCTGCCGCCGCTGCCTGACCTTCCTGCAGCGCAAGCACGCCGTGCGCCTCTGCCTGCGCGACGGCACCGCCACGCTGAGCGGCTTCGCCGAGTacaccgccgccgccgccggcgaGCTCGCCCTCCTGCTCCAGCGGCTGCCGCAGCCGGAGCGcggcccccccgccgccgcgtGCTGGGTGCGCTGGGACCCCTCCGGCACCGCCGTCCCCTACTCCGCCGAGGCCTCGGCGCTGCTGGAGCGGGCCTGGCTGTGCCGGGAGCGCAGGCTGGACCTGCTGCTGGACGGCCGGCCCTTCACCATCAACTTTGAGCGGATGGAGGAGTATGACATCAGCAACGCCCGCGCCGTGGCCATTTCCCGCAGCCAGCCCCCGACCGAGAGCGCCCGCCGCCTGCTTGGTGAGTACCGCTGCCCCCGGCATCGCCGCCGTCGTGCCGCGCAAGTGGGACGGTGCCGCGGGGCCAGTCCTGCCCCGCCACGGGGGTCCCCTGCCCGGGGAGGTGCCGTGCCATGCCGGCGTTCACCGGGGCTGTGTCCGGCAGGGCTGGAGGCGCTGGgcctggaggaggaggtgaggcTGATGCCTCTGGCCGAGGATTCGGAGGAGTTCTGCGACACCGTGCGCCATTTCTACGAGACGCTGGAGGAGCTGCACGGCAAGATCAGCATCATCAAGGTGAGTCCCGGCGGCGCCGGCGCGTGGGACGCAGGAGCCCGGCCGTGGTGTCCCCGCGGCAGAGCCCCGGACGCTGCGGTGCTGCCCGGCAGGTGGAGAAGCTGATCCACCCGCTGCTGTACAAGCAGTACCAGCTGAAGAAGGCCAGCATGGAGAAGGCCTGCGCCGGCGGCGCGGTGGAGCAGATCCTCTTCCACGGCACCACCGAGACCTCCAGCCGCGAGATCTGCTTGCACGGCTTCAACCGCAGCTTCTGCGGCAAGAACGGTGAGCGCCAGTGCCGGGTGCCGATCCGGGCGTGCTGCCACCGGCACGCGCCCCCCATCCCGTCCCGGCACTGCGGTCTgacccccctgtcccccccgccgccccgcagccGCTCTCTACGGGCTCGGCGTGTACTTCGCGGTGCAGGCGGCGGTCTCGGTGCAGGAGCAGTACTCGCCGCGCAGCGCCGACGGCAGCAAGTACGTCTTCGTGGCCAAGGTGCTGACCGGGCAGTACGCGGTGGGGGCACAGGGGCTGCGGGCCCCCCCGCTgcgggagggggccggggcccCCCTGCGGTATGACAGCGTGGTGGACAACCCCCTCCAGCCCGCCATCTTCGTCATCTTCAACGACACCCAGGCCTACCCCCAGTACCTCATCACCTGCCGCCACCACGGGGGCCCCCCCTGAGCCCCCCGGCACCCACCGACCCGGCACACCGGCCCTGCCTGGGGGGGCACGGGGGTCCCTGCCCCGGGGGT is part of the Balearica regulorum gibbericeps isolate bBalReg1 chromosome 2, bBalReg1.pri, whole genome shotgun sequence genome and encodes:
- the PARP10 gene encoding protein mono-ADP-ribosyltransferase PARP10, encoding MAAAALRGDRSLPAQVINAAWQAAGTGSCPQGWQLSGRAPGQPCAIPCRGWRDAPEPVPPRSAGDPGHGAARGWRQRQGPAKRQPAWPVAQPKPAARGGSRVPVSRVGPVPCPPAPRGSTPPPALPVPGPAPPGPFRFRFCAGRSRAAPDGRAGAGGGGRPPRHRGGAGGPVLREPAALGGGPGPELPAPRAPLLPHLREPPGRPEHPGPQHPPAGGVGAGGAPCPPLGPHPPAAAGPRPPAPPPELLEPHLEPLLGRPRGDFGLCRGPAPSWALLRLRDPITPQEFAAAEQRVQRRGLEGVALALLRLPQTTSVLVRAEAPGLSRDLLELYFENRRSGGGSVRAVRLLPGGQAAVVTFQEPAAAERVLQRPHRLQDMALALAPHYPFLESLDGDAAPPPDADLSPDTATLPDAAAPPRTAPPDTFPSPGTAPLPDTAPPAPASPNACPEVAEPAEPRALSPVPGEPRAAFPGRDEHTERDEDVASQRQEQAASVASAQDEALVPAEPGALRYLQRHYQDLLASIPEVSLLPLEGEDIAGLRVRGETGRCRAAADFLQSLLGTVGSQTVTLRYPGVARFLRDEGGQSILRQLESRFQCVIDLDGVHWSPPDPQPELVELLPPSCRRGSLPAVLRSRHPHPLDDADGAADGDGLHSHIEEIKELLAVLRTDDGEPALKAGDIPGDEQGPDAEPLAVADGDVTGEMPLGEQGAGREEEEAQMVLAIQRSMDSTRREEEELARATALSLRSYHEEQRAAPGTRGEEEEEGEEDAGLLAALEASLEEALPAADTAQVTLFSSFERDVAAVPRELEQALEGRLRVEEVESECLRALPAACRRCLTFLQRKHAVRLCLRDGTATLSGFAEYTAAAAGELALLLQRLPQPERGPPAAACWVRWDPSGTAVPYSAEASALLERAWLCRERRLDLLLDGRPFTINFERMEEYDISNARAVAISRSQPPTESARRLLGLEALGLEEEVRLMPLAEDSEEFCDTVRHFYETLEELHGKISIIKVEKLIHPLLYKQYQLKKASMEKACAGGAVEQILFHGTTETSSREICLHGFNRSFCGKNAALYGLGVYFAVQAAVSVQEQYSPRSADGSKYVFVAKVLTGQYAVGAQGLRAPPLREGAGAPLRYDSVVDNPLQPAIFVIFNDTQAYPQYLITCRHHGGPP